Proteins encoded in a region of the Candidatus Moanabacter tarae genome:
- the perR gene encoding Peroxide-responsive repressor PerR, which produces MKLNKRTTALLNGALNREGLRSTKQREHVFSVLLGQSDHPTAVEIHARAKLGMPSISLATVYNCLETLVDCSLVRQVNFERESSRFCPNLAEHAHFYDDSHDRIYDIDLPNNFLAEMKMVLPEGFEASQVNLSFRGKKSKG; this is translated from the coding sequence ATGAAACTGAATAAAAGAACAACCGCATTACTAAATGGTGCATTGAACAGGGAAGGGCTCCGCTCTACGAAGCAACGGGAACATGTATTCAGTGTTTTGTTGGGCCAGAGCGACCATCCCACGGCGGTTGAGATTCATGCCAGGGCCAAACTAGGGATGCCTTCGATTTCCTTAGCAACAGTCTATAATTGTCTTGAAACACTTGTTGACTGCTCGCTTGTTCGCCAGGTTAACTTTGAAAGAGAATCCTCAAGGTTTTGCCCCAATCTCGCCGAACACGCACACTTTTACGATGATAGTCATGACCGTATATACGACATTGATTTACCAAATAATTTTCTCGCTGAAATGAAGATGGTATTGCCGGAAGGATTTGAGGCATCGCAGGTCAATCTGAGTTTCAGGGGAAAGAAGAGCAAAGGTTAG
- the ydfG_1 gene encoding NADP-dependent 3-hydroxy acid dehydrogenase YdfG: MGRVLITGASMGIGFEMAKVFSREGVDLVLVSRNEKALREIAEELECKEGIEVKIIAKDLSLKHAAEEIFRELEEEGIEVDELVNNAGFGALGAIVNLENELQLDMVEVNISAVTELTRLFLPGMLQRDRGGVLNVGSVAGFQPGPNMAVYFATKAYVLSFTEALAEEVRGSGVRVTCLAPGPTRTGFGKRSGMGEIRIFEMWMMNADKVARAGVEGFRRGDVIIIPSITNKIGTFLIRLLPRFAVRRFVYWLQARRRTDGIGEGG; the protein is encoded by the coding sequence ATGGGCAGAGTATTAATCACGGGTGCCTCAATGGGGATTGGATTCGAGATGGCGAAGGTATTTAGCAGAGAAGGTGTGGATTTGGTCCTGGTGTCACGGAACGAAAAGGCCCTCAGAGAAATTGCAGAGGAGCTGGAGTGCAAAGAAGGTATCGAGGTAAAAATTATAGCCAAAGATCTAAGTTTGAAGCACGCCGCCGAGGAGATTTTTAGAGAATTAGAGGAAGAGGGGATCGAGGTAGATGAATTGGTTAATAATGCGGGATTTGGTGCACTAGGAGCAATTGTTAACTTGGAGAATGAGCTGCAACTGGATATGGTAGAGGTCAATATTTCTGCTGTGACGGAACTGACTCGCCTCTTTCTTCCGGGTATGTTGCAGAGGGACAGGGGTGGTGTTCTCAATGTAGGATCGGTGGCAGGATTCCAACCAGGGCCGAATATGGCTGTTTACTTCGCCACCAAGGCTTATGTTCTTTCGTTTACTGAAGCATTGGCTGAGGAAGTTAGGGGATCAGGGGTGCGAGTAACCTGTCTTGCTCCGGGTCCAACCAGGACGGGATTTGGAAAAAGATCAGGAATGGGGGAAATCCGTATCTTCGAAATGTGGATGATGAATGCTGATAAAGTGGCAAGGGCAGGGGTTGAGGGATTTCGGAGAGGTGATGTGATTATCATTCCCTCAATTACTAACAAAATCGGAACCTTCCTGATCCGATTACTCCCTCGCTTTGCGGTGAGACGATTCGTTTATTGGCTCCAGGCGCGGCGCCGGACCGACGGGATTGGAGAAGGAGGATAG
- the yhhT gene encoding Putative transport protein YhhT, protein MSNVINESRIQTTCLLILSAFCLGTALFFLRPVLIPFILAIFLTYSLTPIIDLQRNCFRMPRFLAVLTTILLGCLLLFLLSLIVSASASEMATHADEYQKRFQRLLDSAIVAIPFDRFGIQPQAFTSSIVRNLQDTVGGMLGSTASALINVLSKGILVLIFMIFMFLGRKDGIDPNAGIWGEVELRVRRYIINMILISAATGLIVGTSLTLIGVEFALVFGFSAFVLNFIPSIGSMIATLLPLPVVLLNPDLSVTLKTLAIVIPGLVQFGIGNLLTPKVMGDSLDLHPVAVLSALIFFGLIWGIVGMFLATPIAAITKILLEKVEITRPIANLLAGRIHATG, encoded by the coding sequence ATGAGTAACGTGATTAACGAGAGTCGAATTCAAACCACATGCCTTCTCATTCTCAGTGCTTTCTGCCTTGGGACCGCCCTTTTCTTCCTCCGCCCCGTCCTCATTCCCTTTATACTGGCCATCTTCCTAACTTATTCACTCACACCAATAATCGACCTTCAGAGGAATTGCTTCAGAATGCCCCGATTCCTGGCTGTTCTGACCACGATCCTGCTCGGATGCCTCCTGCTTTTCCTGCTCTCTCTCATCGTCTCGGCATCAGCAAGCGAAATGGCGACTCATGCCGACGAATACCAGAAGCGTTTTCAGCGACTTCTTGATAGCGCTATAGTAGCCATCCCGTTTGACCGTTTCGGCATCCAACCCCAAGCATTTACCTCTTCAATTGTGCGTAACCTCCAGGATACTGTGGGAGGAATGTTGGGATCTACGGCCAGCGCCCTTATCAACGTTCTTTCTAAAGGGATACTGGTCCTCATTTTCATGATCTTTATGTTCCTAGGGAGAAAGGATGGAATAGATCCCAACGCAGGAATCTGGGGCGAAGTAGAGCTCCGGGTTCGACGTTATATTATCAACATGATCCTTATTTCCGCTGCAACTGGTCTGATTGTTGGGACCTCTCTTACTCTAATTGGAGTAGAGTTTGCTCTCGTTTTTGGATTTTCTGCGTTTGTACTCAATTTTATTCCTAGTATTGGATCGATGATCGCAACCCTACTGCCACTTCCGGTGGTTCTTCTCAATCCAGATTTGAGTGTTACTCTTAAGACCCTGGCCATTGTAATACCAGGTCTCGTTCAATTCGGAATTGGGAACCTCCTCACTCCAAAGGTCATGGGAGACTCTCTTGACCTTCATCCCGTAGCCGTCTTATCCGCTCTCATTTTCTTCGGGCTAATCTGGGGCATTGTAGGTATGTTTCTCGCAACGCCCATCGCTGCGATCACCAAAATTCTACTCGAAAAAGTGGAGATAACCCGTCCCATCGCCAATCTTCTTGCCGGGCGCATCCATGCTACGGGCTAG
- the wfgD gene encoding UDP-Glc:alpha-D-GlcNAc-diphosphoundecaprenol beta-1,3-glucosyltransferase WfgD, translating to MKSHRSLESVTVIIPTYNRRSLLPRALDSVLNQTALPSEIIVVDDGSSDGTRDLIQTKYSSVRLIEQENQGVSQARNRGIKKAAGEWIAFLDSDDEWLPQKLEIAFEALNQNPDYLICHSGEIWIRKGKRVAPPARYAKSGGYIFKECLPVCMISPSTVIIHRNIFATIGLFDASLQAAEDYDMWLRISVRYPILYLPDLLTIKFDGHSEQLSHQWGIDRYRIRALEKILKSPYLRGEEYVAALAILTEKCKIFANGARKRGKLQEANFYTSVASQFLLDGTGKKE from the coding sequence ATGAAGTCTCATCGATCCCTAGAGTCTGTTACTGTCATCATCCCGACTTACAACCGGCGTTCCCTGCTGCCTCGAGCGTTGGATTCGGTCCTCAACCAAACGGCTTTGCCTTCCGAAATCATTGTAGTCGACGATGGTTCTAGCGATGGGACGAGGGACCTCATCCAAACAAAATATTCCTCGGTCCGCCTGATTGAACAGGAGAACCAAGGCGTAAGCCAAGCGCGCAATCGAGGAATCAAAAAAGCTGCCGGGGAATGGATTGCCTTCCTCGACTCCGACGATGAATGGCTCCCACAAAAACTAGAAATTGCATTTGAGGCTCTGAACCAAAACCCCGATTACCTAATCTGTCACAGTGGAGAAATCTGGATCCGAAAAGGCAAACGCGTTGCCCCCCCCGCCAGATATGCTAAGTCGGGAGGATACATTTTCAAGGAATGTCTACCGGTCTGCATGATCTCTCCATCAACCGTTATTATTCATCGAAATATCTTTGCTACGATTGGTCTGTTCGACGCTTCTTTGCAAGCTGCAGAAGATTACGACATGTGGTTGAGAATAAGTGTTCGATATCCCATTCTCTATTTACCTGACCTTCTCACTATCAAATTCGATGGCCATTCCGAACAACTTTCTCATCAGTGGGGCATTGATCGTTACCGAATCAGAGCCCTAGAAAAGATCCTTAAATCTCCGTACCTCAGAGGCGAAGAATACGTCGCCGCGCTGGCAATCCTAACGGAAAAATGTAAGATTTTTGCAAACGGCGCCCGCAAGAGAGGAAAACTCCAGGAAGCAAATTTCTACACATCGGTCGCATCGCAGTTTCTACTCGACGGAACAGGAAAGAAAGAGTGA
- the dgoD_1 gene encoding D-galactonate dehydratase gives MNIEKIEPIFMGNGYVVRIHTDSGLHGLGKTACWGYPEAVERIVDKFKDYLIGQDPLRIEHHWQYLYRMSPFRGTAISGAVSAIDMALWDIKGKHFNVPIWELLGGNCRDKLRLHLMNGSSTPEGMLKVAREAVEEGFTALKFDPLVGDYQNMAVDRLVKTARDLTAAAREGGGPDLDLIIEIHRKLTPLTAVTVAEALNEFNLYFLEDPIQIDSITAQSDIARRINVPVGNGERLCTIWEFSELLTRGGPQYVRPDVALAGGLTHCKKIAAIAEAYHCAVVTHNFLGPLISAASYHLDTCIPNFVTQEYTKADESEDQAVFKSSWKRVGGYMPISSTPGLGVELDDRLVEQTPYIPMNAAKTLLRSDGSVAYSV, from the coding sequence ATGAATATAGAAAAAATCGAGCCCATTTTTATGGGCAACGGATATGTCGTTCGAATTCATACCGATAGTGGCCTCCATGGATTAGGTAAAACAGCTTGCTGGGGTTATCCCGAAGCGGTCGAGCGAATCGTCGACAAATTCAAGGACTACCTCATTGGGCAAGACCCGCTACGTATCGAGCACCATTGGCAATATCTTTATCGAATGTCTCCATTTAGGGGAACTGCTATATCCGGGGCCGTAAGCGCGATAGATATGGCCCTGTGGGATATCAAAGGTAAGCACTTCAACGTTCCCATCTGGGAACTTTTAGGAGGAAACTGCCGCGATAAGTTACGCCTGCACTTAATGAATGGAAGCAGCACTCCTGAGGGCATGCTCAAGGTAGCTAGGGAAGCGGTCGAAGAAGGTTTTACTGCTCTAAAGTTTGACCCTTTAGTTGGAGACTATCAAAACATGGCGGTAGATCGATTGGTCAAAACGGCTAGAGACCTTACTGCTGCTGCCCGTGAAGGAGGTGGTCCAGATCTGGACTTAATCATCGAAATCCACCGCAAACTCACGCCCCTCACTGCAGTCACCGTAGCCGAGGCCCTGAATGAGTTCAACCTATATTTCCTGGAGGATCCTATCCAGATTGACAGCATCACTGCTCAATCCGACATCGCTCGGCGTATCAACGTTCCTGTCGGTAACGGCGAGCGGCTTTGCACAATATGGGAATTCAGTGAATTGCTAACCCGAGGAGGTCCCCAATATGTCCGCCCGGATGTCGCTCTTGCTGGCGGGTTGACCCATTGTAAAAAGATTGCTGCAATCGCCGAGGCCTATCACTGTGCTGTAGTAACACACAATTTTCTAGGCCCACTGATTAGCGCAGCATCTTACCATCTGGACACCTGTATCCCCAATTTTGTTACTCAGGAGTACACCAAGGCAGATGAAAGCGAAGACCAAGCTGTCTTCAAAAGCAGCTGGAAGAGAGTTGGAGGATACATGCCGATATCTTCAACACCTGGGCTAGGAGTAGAATTAGACGATCGCCTTGTTGAACAGACTCCTTACATTCCGATGAATGCGGCAAAAACCCTACTTAGGAGTGATGGTTCAGTTGCCTATTCGGTTTAA
- the lvr gene encoding Levodione reductase, with translation MSKLRFAASVERRVAFVTGGARGLGRACALRIAEEGRDIAIIDILEEEANDAVKAVKDFGQKAIFIRADVSKEAQVRAAVSKTVEIFGRLDILVCCAGILGLEAPFLEQSSSDFDKVMKINLYGSYYAHQAVLPHMLKRGWGRCASITSGARRAASNQVPYGVSKGALHSFIGALGNPYARQGVFVNGVEPGRALTDMVVPRFSKRFLSDPGNPLGRYSDAEEVAEVVEFLCSERNTYTTGSVWSVKGSTG, from the coding sequence ATGTCTAAATTACGATTTGCCGCATCGGTTGAGCGACGGGTTGCCTTTGTAACTGGTGGTGCTCGAGGTTTGGGGCGTGCCTGTGCGCTCCGAATTGCTGAAGAGGGAAGGGATATCGCGATTATTGATATTCTTGAGGAAGAGGCTAATGATGCCGTGAAAGCTGTTAAAGACTTCGGTCAAAAGGCTATCTTTATCCGAGCTGATGTCAGCAAAGAAGCACAGGTTCGAGCGGCGGTTTCGAAGACCGTCGAGATCTTTGGGCGCTTGGATATTCTTGTTTGTTGTGCCGGAATACTAGGCCTAGAAGCACCTTTTCTTGAGCAATCCTCCTCCGATTTCGACAAGGTGATGAAGATTAATCTCTACGGCAGCTACTATGCTCATCAAGCGGTGTTGCCCCATATGCTAAAACGGGGCTGGGGTCGGTGTGCCAGTATCACATCGGGAGCGAGGCGTGCGGCGTCCAATCAGGTCCCGTATGGTGTTTCGAAAGGGGCGCTCCATTCTTTTATAGGCGCTTTAGGAAATCCCTATGCGCGCCAGGGGGTTTTTGTCAATGGAGTGGAACCGGGACGCGCGCTCACCGATATGGTAGTCCCGCGATTTTCAAAGAGATTTTTATCTGACCCGGGCAATCCTTTGGGACGTTATTCCGATGCCGAAGAGGTGGCTGAAGTAGTTGAATTTTTGTGCTCCGAACGCAACACCTATACTACTGGTTCAGTGTGGAGCGTCAAAGGCTCGACTGGGTAA
- the mdtB gene encoding Multidrug resistance protein MdtB yields the protein MKSIIEWFARNGVAANLLMVAILALGVYAAVYKIVLREFPDFPLRRVVVAVPYRGSTPTEVEKAILTRIEEAIYSVQGIKEIESRASSNSGTVSIEIEDGYDLGKTLDEIKNLIDAIPNFPVDAERPQVSLVDYQERVITVVLAADMSEMHLKRLGERLRDELMSLPNISLASLQAVRPYEIGLEVSEITLKRYGLTFDSVVQSIRNSSINLSAGRIMAEGGSILLRTNEQAYTTEEFSRIVVLTREDGTRISVGDIASVTDGFDETPIVARFNGRRAIGINVYRSGNQDAIEIGHSVRNYISGIRETLPSRVVIDYWDDDSERIQQRLLTLKGSATFGFILVMLVLALFLRPMLAFWVAWGIPIAFSGAFMLLPLLGVSLNLITLFSFILVLGIVVDDAIVTGENVFQHMQRGEDSLTASIRGTQEVAIPVTFGILTTMVAFYPLAAMTGIRGTFFKQIPIVVIPVLIFSLVESKLILPAHLKHCKNLREGTTNLNALIRFQRLFANGLENFVDKIYRPTLHCCLNYRYATLATFLAILLIFICLILSGRIAWRNFPRIPRDTVSISLIMPPGTTFETTNGHIEKIESAALSLEKELEEEHGRKIIKNIFAATGGHPFQGRSRSRNNAGVAEKGEVIVEMIPTEQSGINYGSMQLTMALRNRVPPIPEAEQLSFSFGWRSGSALSFTLIGPNVEDLKTASNELQKKLATYNGLYDIEDSFDRATDEFELKLKREAEHLGVTATQLARQVRQAFFGSEAQRIQRGRDDVRVMVRYPEKQRKSIASLHTMMIRTGNGTEVPFETVAEIVPGKSPPSILRVDRKRVIEVRADADEDEVDVETIQTEIEENYLPELFGRYPGLEYGLRGRAREVRDNFVEFQRGIIFVLVLIYVLLAIPFKSYSQPLIIMSVIPFGVVGSILGHVIMSLFPSQNHVISMMSVLGMLALSGVVVNDSLVLVDFVNRQRREGMSLPEAVRLAGARRFRPVILTSLTTFVGLMPLMFEESRQAQFMVPMGISLGWGVLFATFITLILVPTVALIFNDIGIAFRKLYGLPLAEGSVEIRTPEKVREGNTVLEGHDETN from the coding sequence ATGAAAAGCATCATTGAATGGTTTGCCCGTAACGGGGTAGCCGCCAATCTGCTGATGGTTGCCATCCTGGCATTAGGAGTCTATGCGGCAGTTTACAAGATCGTACTGCGGGAATTTCCCGATTTTCCTCTGCGGAGGGTCGTAGTCGCCGTCCCCTATCGAGGGTCAACTCCTACGGAAGTCGAAAAGGCGATTCTCACGCGTATTGAGGAAGCAATCTACAGTGTCCAAGGCATTAAGGAGATTGAGAGTCGTGCTTCATCAAATTCCGGTACTGTGTCCATCGAAATCGAGGATGGTTACGACCTGGGAAAGACGCTCGATGAGATAAAGAACTTGATTGATGCAATTCCCAACTTCCCGGTTGACGCGGAACGCCCCCAAGTTTCCTTGGTAGACTATCAGGAACGTGTGATCACCGTAGTTCTCGCCGCTGACATGAGTGAGATGCACCTGAAGCGTCTCGGAGAGCGCCTCCGCGACGAATTAATGTCGTTACCTAATATTTCCCTGGCCTCACTACAAGCGGTACGGCCTTACGAAATCGGTCTTGAGGTTTCGGAAATAACTTTGAAACGGTACGGACTGACCTTTGATTCAGTTGTCCAGTCAATTCGGAATTCCTCCATCAATCTTTCGGCAGGGAGGATTATGGCCGAGGGCGGAAGCATCCTCTTGCGAACAAATGAGCAGGCCTATACCACCGAAGAATTCTCTCGCATCGTAGTTCTAACTAGAGAAGACGGCACACGTATTTCGGTTGGAGATATTGCTTCTGTAACGGACGGTTTTGACGAGACCCCGATCGTAGCTCGATTTAACGGTCGTCGAGCTATTGGAATCAATGTCTACCGATCAGGAAATCAAGACGCTATCGAGATCGGCCATTCGGTTAGAAATTATATAAGCGGCATTCGCGAAACGCTGCCTTCGAGAGTCGTAATTGATTACTGGGACGACGATTCAGAACGCATCCAGCAACGTCTGCTGACACTCAAGGGTAGTGCCACCTTTGGATTCATCCTCGTCATGTTAGTACTGGCTCTATTTCTCCGACCGATGTTAGCTTTTTGGGTAGCATGGGGAATACCTATAGCCTTCTCTGGTGCCTTCATGCTTCTCCCACTGCTAGGGGTTTCTCTAAATCTTATCACTCTTTTTTCCTTTATCTTGGTTTTGGGAATCGTGGTAGATGATGCCATCGTAACTGGCGAGAACGTATTTCAACACATGCAACGTGGGGAAGATTCCCTAACTGCTTCTATAAGAGGCACGCAGGAAGTGGCCATTCCCGTAACATTCGGTATCCTCACTACTATGGTTGCGTTCTATCCACTCGCGGCCATGACCGGTATACGCGGGACTTTTTTCAAACAGATACCCATCGTAGTAATACCCGTTCTAATATTTTCCTTAGTGGAATCAAAGCTGATTCTTCCTGCCCACCTAAAACATTGCAAAAACCTGAGAGAAGGGACGACGAATCTGAATGCCCTCATTCGCTTTCAGCGACTTTTTGCCAATGGTTTGGAGAACTTCGTGGATAAAATCTATCGGCCGACATTGCATTGCTGCCTTAACTACCGCTATGCAACTCTAGCTACCTTTTTAGCAATATTGCTTATCTTCATTTGCCTTATCCTAAGTGGGAGAATTGCTTGGAGAAATTTCCCGCGCATACCACGGGATACGGTGAGTATTTCCTTGATTATGCCACCGGGGACGACCTTTGAAACCACCAATGGGCATATTGAAAAAATTGAGTCTGCGGCCCTTTCCTTAGAGAAGGAGCTAGAAGAGGAACACGGACGCAAGATAATTAAAAACATCTTCGCGGCTACTGGAGGTCACCCTTTCCAAGGCCGTTCTAGGTCCAGAAACAATGCCGGTGTAGCGGAAAAAGGGGAGGTGATCGTGGAGATGATTCCCACAGAGCAGAGCGGTATAAACTACGGCAGCATGCAGTTGACAATGGCTCTGCGAAACCGCGTACCGCCAATTCCAGAGGCGGAACAACTCAGCTTTTCCTTTGGTTGGAGGAGCGGCTCGGCACTCTCTTTTACACTTATCGGTCCAAACGTAGAAGATTTGAAAACGGCATCAAACGAGCTCCAGAAGAAGCTGGCAACCTATAATGGACTCTATGACATCGAGGACTCCTTCGACCGGGCAACCGATGAATTTGAATTGAAATTGAAGCGCGAGGCAGAGCACTTAGGGGTAACAGCTACGCAGTTAGCCAGGCAAGTTCGACAGGCTTTCTTTGGTTCTGAAGCACAACGGATCCAGAGGGGTCGCGATGACGTACGGGTAATGGTACGTTACCCTGAAAAGCAACGGAAATCTATAGCCAGTCTCCATACTATGATGATACGAACCGGCAACGGGACAGAAGTGCCATTTGAGACCGTTGCTGAGATCGTACCCGGCAAGAGTCCGCCTTCGATTCTCCGTGTCGACCGCAAACGAGTCATTGAAGTGAGGGCGGATGCAGACGAAGATGAAGTAGATGTCGAAACCATCCAGACCGAAATTGAAGAAAACTATCTTCCAGAACTCTTTGGAAGATACCCAGGTCTAGAGTATGGGCTTAGAGGGAGGGCGCGCGAAGTCCGTGATAATTTTGTAGAATTCCAACGTGGAATAATATTTGTCCTCGTCCTTATTTACGTCCTATTAGCAATCCCGTTCAAAAGTTACAGCCAGCCTTTAATTATCATGTCGGTCATACCTTTCGGGGTTGTTGGCTCCATTTTAGGGCATGTCATCATGTCCTTATTCCCCTCGCAAAATCATGTTATTAGCATGATGTCTGTCCTCGGTATGCTCGCCCTGTCTGGCGTAGTTGTTAACGACAGTCTAGTATTAGTAGATTTTGTGAATAGGCAGCGACGCGAGGGAATGTCACTGCCAGAGGCAGTCCGCCTCGCCGGAGCGCGGCGCTTCCGTCCTGTAATATTAACTTCCTTAACTACCTTCGTAGGCCTGATGCCACTCATGTTCGAAGAGAGCCGGCAAGCACAGTTCATGGTACCCATGGGTATCTCATTAGGGTGGGGAGTACTCTTCGCGACCTTCATAACTTTGATTCTTGTTCCCACTGTGGCCCTTATTTTCAACGATATCGGCATCGCCTTCAGAAAACTCTATGGCCTACCATTAGCCGAGGGTTCGGTGGAAATCAGAACACCTGAGAAAGTACGAGAGGGAAACACGGTCCTCGAAGGACATGATGAGACAAATTAG
- the mdtA gene encoding Multidrug resistance protein MdtA has protein sequence MRVIRISLPFLILGIAISMGWYLIATKPEPRQRPTRSTTPEVDVLVAKPREYTVILKSQGTVRARTQSALATEVRGRIISISPSFREGGFFEEGDILLKIDPSDYAMELTVAESTLIQRELELEEEKARYEQAQLDLERLNLGTPSSLARREPYYQLAKAKVAAAQSRVATARKNLERTSIRAPFAGRVLQKNVDVGQFVSQGIQLARIYAVDFAEVRLPLTENQLRYLNLEEVYRGENPDFPDSPVVFLRHTSAGATYQWEGRVVRAEGAIDTRSRQLFVIAQISNPYGRTESKKPPLKVGTFVLAEITGKTITEVFVLPRKLLKENQYVLTVDNENRLRRTDVEILWHDDEHIVVGEGITAGDLLNLTDLPLVLEGLPVLAKEQEDFAQNGDSLMDTNVIEPARQKPIMDRGHGSLVAHLMAKIPADKALPENLKQKLDEAVSKGDLQGIQLATREIRDWAKSQGINLSSKQGQRPSRMR, from the coding sequence ATGAGAGTTATTAGGATTTCATTGCCGTTTTTGATTCTCGGGATCGCCATATCCATGGGGTGGTACCTGATTGCGACAAAACCCGAACCCCGGCAGCGCCCTACCCGTTCGACAACCCCGGAAGTTGATGTTCTAGTCGCAAAGCCAAGGGAGTACACCGTAATTCTGAAGTCTCAGGGCACGGTAAGGGCACGAACGCAAAGTGCGTTGGCAACTGAAGTCCGAGGTCGGATTATATCCATATCCCCCAGCTTCAGGGAAGGAGGATTCTTCGAGGAAGGTGATATACTATTGAAAATCGATCCCAGTGACTATGCGATGGAATTGACTGTGGCAGAGTCGACTCTAATTCAGAGAGAACTCGAATTAGAGGAAGAAAAGGCCCGCTACGAACAAGCCCAATTGGATCTCGAAAGATTAAACCTGGGTACACCTTCATCTCTTGCACGACGAGAACCGTATTATCAATTGGCGAAGGCAAAGGTAGCTGCAGCTCAATCAAGAGTGGCAACCGCTAGGAAAAATCTTGAGAGGACTAGTATACGTGCGCCCTTCGCCGGGCGGGTGCTACAGAAAAATGTAGATGTTGGTCAATTCGTTTCGCAGGGAATCCAACTGGCTCGTATTTACGCGGTAGATTTTGCCGAAGTACGTCTGCCACTGACGGAGAATCAACTTCGATATCTCAACCTCGAAGAAGTCTATCGGGGAGAGAATCCGGATTTCCCTGATAGCCCTGTGGTTTTTTTGAGACACACTTCGGCTGGTGCCACCTATCAATGGGAAGGTCGTGTTGTGCGGGCCGAGGGGGCCATCGACACACGCAGCCGACAATTATTCGTCATCGCCCAAATAAGTAATCCATATGGTCGAACAGAGAGCAAAAAACCGCCCCTTAAAGTGGGAACATTTGTGTTGGCTGAGATTACTGGGAAAACCATAACGGAAGTATTCGTCCTGCCACGAAAACTCTTAAAAGAAAATCAATATGTGCTAACAGTGGACAACGAGAACCGTTTGAGACGAACGGACGTGGAGATCCTTTGGCATGATGATGAGCACATCGTGGTTGGGGAAGGAATTACTGCAGGTGATCTCCTGAACCTGACAGACCTCCCTCTAGTGCTTGAGGGGCTCCCAGTCCTCGCGAAAGAACAAGAAGACTTTGCGCAAAACGGTGACTCCTTGATGGATACCAATGTGATCGAACCGGCAAGACAGAAGCCGATTATGGATAGGGGACATGGATCCCTTGTTGCTCACTTGATGGCAAAAATTCCCGCGGACAAGGCCTTGCCCGAAAATCTTAAACAGAAGCTAGACGAGGCTGTCAGCAAAGGCGATCTACAAGGGATCCAACTTGCGACGAGAGAAATAAGAGATTGGGCTAAAAGCCAAGGGATCAACCTTTCTAGCAAACAAGGACAAAGACCAAGCAGAATGAGATGA